In Oncorhynchus masou masou isolate Uvic2021 unplaced genomic scaffold, UVic_Omas_1.1 unplaced_scaffold_1009, whole genome shotgun sequence, the sequence TAATCTGGCTGGATGAATCATGTTTGGCATAAAATTCTAGCTTTATATGTAAGCGGCCATTTTGCGCTAGGGGGCTATAGAAGAACGTTGTCAAGTGATTCAAGTTGATTGGTTTTCTTACTACACAGTCATAGAAAGCTATAAGTCATCCAGCATGATTATTCATATTCATTCTGAATGTTTATTTTTTCCATTTAGCAAATTTAAATGCTAATTTTATGGGTAAAATCTTCTACGTTAGCTATTAATGCTCTTCCAACCAAGACTGAAAGTTCCGAAACAATATTTTCACTGTTAGGCCCATTGTTAATTTTCATATATTTTTGTGATTCAATTTCACAATATGCAGCTCGAACAATGTACATTTTTACTTTCAGATTGGTGTTCCCCAACGGTCTGTCCAGTGAATATTCTCTAGTTACCACCTTCCGGCTCAGGAAAACCACTAAGAAAGACCGCTGGTATCTGTGGCAGATATTTGACCAGACGGGAGGTACCCAGGTAGGTCTGAATGTCCACTATAAGGATATTCATGATGTCTGGATGTATAGCATTGAATTGGGTTTGGATCTATATTGAtttattggttggttgattgactgaTCAGTCGATCGCTCACTGACTCTGCCAGTTCGCCCGGCAGGTCAGTCGGTCCATCGGCTGGTTGGCTGGTAGGGCGCTTGGCTGGTAGATCAGTCAAGTCGGTTGGCCGTGTGGTCAGTAGGTCGGTCTGTCGGTTGGTTAACTATTGGGTAATTGATCAACGTTTTCATGCCATGACTGATGCTTGTATCTACCATGACCCTGATGGTAATGAATGGAAGGCAACACTTTACCAGCAGGTATAAAGCTTTACAACTTGTTATGATGCAATATAATGTCTTACAATCTCCTCAATCTTCAGGTGTCTGTAGTGTTGGACGGTGCTAAACGAGCAGTGGAGTTCTCAGCCCGGGGCCTTCTGAAGAACAGCCTTCACTACACCTTTAAGAGCCGAGACCTGCACACCCTGTTTGACCGCCAATGGCACAAGCTGGGTGTGGCGGTCCAGAGCAGCATCGTCTCCATTTACATGGACTGTAAACTAATAGAGAGGAGGCTGACAGACGAGAAGCATGAAATCGACCCCAGTGGATATACGCTGATTACAACCCGGGTGGAGGATGGACGGCCTGTAGATGTACGTTTAGGCCTAAAGCCACAATCTGGACATACAACCGCTCTGAAATACATAGCCGGAGCATGACTGACAGTCCATGAGA encodes:
- the LOC135528673 gene encoding collagen alpha-1(XIX) chain-like — protein: LVFPNGLSSEYSLVTTFRLRKTTKKDRWYLWQIFDQTGGTQVSVVLDGAKRAVEFSARGLLKNSLHYTFKSRDLHTLFDRQWHKLGVAVQSSIVSIYMDCKLIERRLTDEKHEIDPSGYTLITTRVEDGRPVDIELQQILIYCDPYLAEMENCCEQAGSTCEPSREGPGAGGVTPNPLDTDGAGQLPRMLSQPVQPARVQRVQHSSSDRCQCSAEKGDQGLPGLAGLPGEKGDQGDKVKEMLNIYLAQ